The Fusobacterium sp. SYSU M8D902 nucleotide sequence TCCTGTATATCTGGCTTGATAAAATTATACAACAGTTGTCTGAAAAAAGCAATTATTTTTTATTTTTTATATATTAACCACTAAAACAGTTCGTTTAGTCAAATATATTACAAATTTTTACATTAAAATTATAATTTTCTTAATTTAACTTTTGGTTCTCTAGGTAGTGCAAATCTAGGAATGAATCTGTCAAAACCTGTTAAAGTTAGAAGTAACATACTTATTACAGCTATGAATGCTATAAAGTTGTATTGGATAATATCTATTGGTGAAAACTCCTCTAGAGGATACACAGTAGTAGCTATCCCCAAATAGAATCCAATATATACGTGCCAAGGAATCAATTGAGATCCAAAAACTCCCATAGCGTCACTGAATGTGGCATTTCTAAGTCTTAATACTTCCATATCCTCTGGAGCACCTTCTACATTTTTCTCCACTAAATCTCTAATGATTGGTCCTATTGTAACTATTTGTGCCATCTCATCAGCTAGAGCCATATTTCCAAATACTGATAGAGCTCCATTCCAAAACATAAGCTGTCTTACATTCTTAGAGATTTTTATAAGTAATATAGATAGAGGTTTAAATGCATCCATCAATTTCATTATTCCACCAAAAGCTGAAACCCACATCATCATAACTATAACCCAAGATCCTGCCCCTTTGAATCCTACAAGTATCAAATCTTCAAGAAAAGCCTTTGTACTAGTAACTGTACCAGCAAAATATCCAAGTATGTATGAGGAAATTATCCCTATAAACAAGCATATAAATGTCTGATATCCTCTAAATGCAAAGATTAAAACTAATATTAGAGGAATTATCATATAAACTGGAACCCCATCTCTAACTTGATTTAATAGAGTTACAGCTGATTCTCTCTCTTCAGCAAGTTTTGTCCAAACCTCAGCAGGAATTTTATTGATAGCAGCAGCTCCATCCCCAACTGTTGAAGGTAATCCCATAACTATTCCAGCAACTCCAAAACAGATAATACCAGAGATTAAAACCAATGCAGACCAAAATCCTTGATGTCTAATTCTTTTAACAACTTCAACACCTTGAATACCAGAACTAACTATAGTAGTATCTGAAATAAGTCCTATATTATCCCCAAAACAAGCTCCTCCAGCTATAGCTCC carries:
- a CDS encoding Na+/H+ antiporter NhaC family protein yields the protein GAIAGGACFGDNIGLISDTTIVSSGIQGVEVVKRIRHQGFWSALVLISGIICFGVAGIVMGLPSTVGDGAAAINKIPAEVWTKLAEERESAVTLLNQVRDGVPVYMIIPLILVLIFAFRGYQTFICLFIGIISSYILGYFAGTVTSTKAFLEDLILVGFKGAGSWVIVMMMWVSAFGGIMKLMDAFKPLSILLIKISKNVRQLMFWNGALSVFGNMALADEMAQIVTIGPIIRDLVEKNVEGAPEDMEVLRLRNATFSDAMGVFGSQLIPWHVYIGFYLGIATTVYPLEEFSPIDIIQYNFIAFIAVISMLLLTLTGFDRFIPRFALPREPKVKLRKL